The following are from one region of the Quercus robur chromosome 1, dhQueRobu3.1, whole genome shotgun sequence genome:
- the LOC126692451 gene encoding uncharacterized protein LOC126692451, with product MQREIDDLKKKLRRAQQRRSPSNSDTSSNEEEDVSYRRRSRTPPNETFSYEKEQRPEQRHKSPSSKGLGNDAMNKTLDQISRSPFAHRIKGAKLPRRFHQPTFTIYNGRTDPVEHVSQFNQRMAIHSQNEALMCKVFPSSLGPVAMRWFNNLKTNSIDFYKQLTQVFCSRFITNSRVPRPLSSLLSLFMHKRETLKAYSDRYWEIYNKMDENHDDVAINTFKSGLPTEHGLRKSLTGKPVTSVHQLMDRIKKYKRVEEDQLQGKGKEKIIPPKGNDYRTERYNSNQSRRDFSRQAGQTNMQAVNAVFRESVQQAYHGGLQESMESPRSVSPRRKITPPLTPLQWSSGPGISRAPERRIFETSHGDDTRHHRRSGEDRLFSSRVLSVARLSTEDGEKEPKRSKKGNSPVLGFLDEDKMGTIQPHDDALVVTLRIGGFDVKRVLVDPGSAVEVMYLDLYKGLNLKLEDLTTYDSPFISFEGKTVIPKGQIKFPIQTRSEVVEVDFIMVDAYSPYTAIVARPWLHALGAISSTLHQKVKYSSGGQVEEIGGNQVMARQCMVAAISRQSSAESSASVKKDL from the exons atgcagcgagagatagacgACTTGAAAAAGAAGTTGCGCCGTGCACAGCAAAGGCGGTCCCCTTCCAACTCAGACACATCCTCTAATGAGGAAGAGGACGTCAGTTACAGGCGGAGATCAAGAACTCCCCCAAATGAAACATTTTCCTATGAAAAGGAGCAGCGCCCTGAACAGAGACATAAGAGCCCATCTAGTAAGGGTTTAGGTAATGATGCTATGAACAAAACACTGGATCAGATCTCCAGATCACCATTTGCGCATAGGATAAAAGGGGCTAAACTACCACGACGTTTCCATCAACCTACGTTTACCATTTACAACGGTCGAACAGACCCTGTGGAGCAtgtgagtcagtttaaccaaagAATGGCTATCCATTCTCAAAATGAGGCTCTGATGTGCAAAGTTTTTCCGTCCAGCCTAGGACccgtggcgatgagatggttcaacaacTTGAAGACGAACTCCATAGATTTCTATAAGCAACTCACTCAAGTTTTTTGCTCTCGCTTTATTACGAATAGCAGGGTCCCTCGGCCCCTAAGTTcgttattatcattatttatgcACAAAAGGGAAACCTTAAAGGCGtattcggataggtattgggagataTACAACAAGATGGATGAAAAccacgatgacgtcgccatcaaCACGTTCAAAAGTGGTCTCCCCACTGAGCACGGTTTAAGGAAGTCTCTAACTGGTAAACCCGTCACCAGCGTTCACCAACTGATGGACAGGATTAAGAAATACAAAAGAGTGGAAGAGGACCAGCTacaagggaaaggaaaggagaagatcatcCCCCCCAAAGGGAATGATTACAGGACGGAACGATATAACAGTAACCAGTCGAGAAGGGATTTTTCGAGACAGGCTGGACAAACCAACATGCAAGCGGTTAATGCCGTATTTAGAGAGTCGGTGCAACAG GCATACCAcggaggattgcaggaatctatggaatcacctagatcagttaGTCCGAGAAGGAAAATTACGCCACCTCTTACACCCCTCCAGTGGTCATCTGGGCCAGGCATTTCAAGAGCCCCGGAGAGACGTATCTTTGAGACCTCCCATGGGGATGATACACGTCATCATCGCCGCTCCGGGGAGGACCGACTCTTTTCCTCCAGGGTGCTGTCTGTGGCTCGGCTCTCCACCGAGGATGGTGAGAAGGAGCCCAAAAGATCCAAAAAGGGAAACTCACCTGTTCTGGGGTTCTTGGACGAGGATAAGATgggaactatccaacctcaTGACGATGCTTTGGTAGTTACGCTAAGGATTGGAGGATTCGACGTGAAGAGAGTACTGGTAGACCCGGGCAGTGCTGTGGAAGTGATGTACCTTGATCTttacaaggggctgaacctaAAGCTCGAGGACTTAACGACTTATGACTCTCCTTTTATAAGTTTCGAAGGGAAGACTGTCATACCAAAAGGGCAGATCAAATTTCCCATACAGACCAGatcagaggtggtggaggtggattttATCATGGTCGACGCCTACTCACCCTACACGGCCATAGTAGCCAGACCTTGGCTCCACGCCCTGGGAGCCATTTCTTCTACACTTCACCAGAAGGTAAAATACTCGTCGGGGGGCCAAGTGGAAGAGATTGGGGGAAATCAAGtcatggctaggcaatgcatggtggccgccatctcaCGCCAATCCAGTGCAGAATCCTCGGCGTCTGTGAAAAAGGATTTATAG
- the LOC126692540 gene encoding uncharacterized protein LOC126692540, with amino-acid sequence MVAEMQKMKERMDFTTNALRGQVSNDLNELVNRTDSPFTASVTSFPLPPKFHMPQVETYDGFKDPLDHLESFKTLMHLQGVADEIMCWAFPATLKGFTRDEMLRSYITHFNKEDFSIDEADDKILVEAFTNGLRKGKFLFSLYKNDPKTMLDVLYKATKYMNAEDALLAREEKPKKRERQEDARQDRGRKTARIGDRREDRGSKPPIGKFTSFTLLIASIDPILMQIKDERALTFPEKLKGDPSKRSRDKHCRFYRDHDHDTSD; translated from the exons ATGGTTGCGGAGATGCAGAAGATGAAGGAACGAATGGATTTCACAACGAACGCCCTCAGGGGACAAGTGTCTAATGACCTCAATGAATTGGTTAATCGGACGGATTCACCCTTCACTGCATCCGTCACTTCATTTCCCCTTCCGCCGAAGTTCCACATGCCACAAGTAGAGACCTACGACGGATTTAAGGATCCCTTAGATCACTTGGAGTCTTTCAAAACCTTGATGCACTTGCAAGGTGTAGCGGATGAGATCATGTGCTGGGCCTTTCCAGCTACGCTGAAGGGTTTTACAAGG GATGAGATGCTGAGGTCCTACATAACTCACTTTAACAAGGAGGACTTCTCGATCGAtgaagctgacgacaagatactagTGGAAGCATTTACAAATGGGTTACGGAAAGGGAAGTTTCTATTTTCCTTATACAAgaacgacccaaaaaccatgttgGATGTACTTTACAAGGCTACTAAGTACATGAACGCAGAAGACGCACTGCTGGCCCGAGAAGAGAAGcccaagaaaagggaaagaCAAGAGGACGCACGGCAAGACAGGGGGCGGAAGACGGCTAGGATCGGAGACCGACGTGAGGATAGGGGCTCCAAACCCCCCATTGGGAAGTTCACAAGCTTCACTCTACTAATTGCCTCGATCGACCCAATCTtgatgcagatcaaggacgaaaGAGCCTTGACATTTCCTGAAAAGCTGAAAGGAGATCCTAGTAAGAGGTCTAGAGACAAGCACTGCCGTTTTTACCGTGATCACGATCATGATACGTCAGACTGA